Genomic segment of Vicugna pacos unplaced genomic scaffold, VicPac4 scaffold_20, whole genome shotgun sequence:
tatgaatttgattatagcaatggaacagtgtaatattaaatttaaaaaaatgcatatcaattgaagatataaattaacctcaaatttgggttgtaaataattttatatttagctttcagttttctttatgcgtttttatataatttcaggaaaataattatcatataaaaatgtacagatatgagtttttatctaatatgtatcaatctcaagagttctaaaacccctccatttccttctttccttccttcctctttccttccttggtataaaagttaattgttggcaatattttatcagaacttataatgtgaatgaaggatgaaagatatatacatatatacacacacacatatagtgatgatccaacttggaataaatatttccatatttctatgaaaaaatatgaatgaatttaactatagtatgtaattccttaacatttttcataatatagagtatatgtacttacaacttcatacagtgaacttaattgttgaatatcaaccttcatgcatggaagagtttttatgttattataaagtatactttaataattgtgataaaggagaattacatggtgttaaggaattatgttaatgtaatgggctttatgaattcacaaattagctgagcaatgagagtgattggaattagataggcaaatcccttgaggggagtaggggattgatctgtaaaagattatttctaagagtgagaatagcatgtgcatgcccctgtagcatgagggaacatagttaagtacgaggattgtcagaagtatatctatgataatgatcctgaaggtgaacaaggagtgatttgaggctactaacaagggtaaggccaaatatgtaacagtcaacatattatagcaggctgtccggcgagccggccctccgcccgcgccgcggggtgggcaagcgccccgcaggggtctcgggctcccagcccactgcccggcctccctgccacatgctatgcgtcatccggggacgcccctcgccaagagagaccctcaatcacaagtcacccgccctccccaccctcctgtccgtgccttgcaaccccgcccccgaaccgccctcccgatccccgtgTAGTACCCCCCGTCCatcgccgggaagaacggcagtaactccagcagccgtggcggctctttgagtccaaggggcgagcgaggcagccattggcggaggccgctgcctctggctgtcaatcccgcggcccggccccgccccaccggcggagcgtggcaggacgcagggccgcggggactgtcgggacgattccaagatggccgcgcgcttggggtccgcaactgctggcgtccccgagccccgttcactgccaccgctgctgaccagaGACGCCGGTCGGATCGGCGACCCCGGGGGCtgtccccgcgtggcgggaggccgccatggcgaccctggaaaagatggtgaaggacttcgagtccctcaagtccttccagcagccgccgccgccgcctcagccccctaagccggcatcgcagccgccgccgcttcatccCTTCAGCcgataccgccgccgatgccgcctcagccccctcagccggcaccgccgcccgcccagccccctcagccggcaccgcagccgccgccgcctcggacccctcagccggcaccgcagccgccgaacacccagccccctcacccggcaccgcagccgccaccgcttcagccggtaccggcgccgatgccgcctcagcaggcacggcagccgacgccgtctcagccccttcagccggcatcgcagccgccgccgcctcggccccctcagccggaacagccgcctcagccggtaacgccgccgatgccgcctcagccccttcagccggcaccgcagcctctaccggcaccgccgcccgcccagccccctcagctggcaccgcagccgccgccgcttcagccgggaccgccgccgatgccgcctcagccccctcagccggcactgcagccgccgccgcctcggccccctcacccggtacctccactgctgccgcctcagccccttcagccggcaccgccgcctcaactgccaccgccgcccgcccagctgtgggtcaggagccgctgcacagacggtgagtccctgcgggcccctccccagccctgcgcgtgtctccgtccctccctcggcctcccacgaaggccccgaagcggtccgggccccacgcctctgctttcccggctgTGAAACTTGGGAAGGAAAggggctgtgttgtgatccgaggccgcgcgtcctgttcggcttcctctgagccactccccacccctctcctcctctgggccaggtgtaacattttgtcttcccttttcaactgacggtttaaaacagtgtttcagataactgtcaaaacactgtacatgcaaaatattaggttaacttaagggaaggagtaggagagaagggggaaaggagcgaagttcaccggtcacttctgtgggggagggttaagtggtcacagtggtgaacgcgtaactgctacatggcccagtgcgcttaccatcatagtcgttactgttactaaccccagacagttctggtattaaggaggcatgaccacagaacatgtgctcattgagcttaattttacacaaacagtaagttttccacggaatcaagacaggcagtaaacgccagctgcagaggacagcttgtgcagggctgggaaagagcatggcatgatcagaactttagtttgactggcttgaaatgtagagggaaagggaaacttcacactgatgaatcagagaggagatagctgttttttattaaactaaaatggttgaatgagccttgttgattaatgatttgccttagcaatttgaatttggattctgcaagtattttataagttctgtaagaagcttgttttaaaatttcagaactcttaaggtattagaagttcagttttattttataagaatttttaaaaagtgtttatttaactcaattagaacagagttcctttaacataggagactttattatctcatgtattaataccctctagaggtacacaatgaaaaatgtgatttataaacagatacatacagacagaaggaaaacagagcatgtagcttcagtaacagtttaagagaaaagtcagaaacagaaatcttccctggtcaaaataccaaaaaaagcacctggggcttatatcccttaattgatttgagctctaaatggacaaatacacatttttttttaaaaaaaaattgctaagaacaagattctttttcatgttgagtaataattttggagtttaaataaataccaacaatagagctatgagggaggaaaaatataaaatactgatttttttatttgatttcaccgtaaggtgcattcttaaatacataggagacaactgtcatgatttgcacaactcgcttgcaaatagttcaacagtattaacaatgattgaatttaggtggtgggcatatgggaatttatcatcttattaaacagttttctgtacttctgagacttataataaaacattggaaggaacctgttagacataatgctctatgtgaagtaatttgttccctttgtgaaattctaggaaggttaaaatgcatgttcataacttcaagaaagtcacaagcatttatgatgtaatcagaactacctgaggatctgtgaaacttggtgagttggtgaattttttaaaatgtcttaaaacattttgtttttacaaagattacaggagtaagagaaggtaaatcttaatcaactcttaatatttttttcctggttgatgtgatataattaaatgtggggaaaaaaaggtaaattctaaaaggagacagtaccttgatggttttctatggaggaaactcaagcaggaggaagtttaatttaaaaacataaattactgctttttataatacattctaagttgtcattcttttgaatgccttcctttccagacagatgtgttattctgggagatcatcaggacttctgggtatttggaggtattgacctaaccagtggaactgctgatttataagaagttgtccagaattttggaaaactgattagtagaggtaaataatgtttccatggcaagtgatgacagaaagtgacttcagtgaattttcctttgtttttaggcagatgtacctaaccatgtatgttaacaatgatttcaagctgaagactgagaagaactgccatttttgccagctgggatgcagaaaaatttggacttctgggttccacaaatgggctgaggtaactaagacagtaaacatatcttcttggtcaacatgtatctcagggtaatcacagatgtgttccattacctgatactgttttaaattggataaaaacaagaaaatttaagaaatagagtttgtttttgcttttacatcagtttggcaaaacagaacaacctcttaattactaagcacaaaccaattttttcattatttttaaaatattttagtttctatttatattggttttgtgataagtaagtaaaatctgtaagctcagaaaatagtcaaacctaggaaactacttctgacaagtgaattagcctattgaaaatctgatttagatccttggcattaattttcaagtttttacagtttccttggatttcttctatccaggaaaacaacatgctcttcttagatgactatactctgattatagtctctcctttatggattcaacactaaattgtaaccataggtatattttaccatttacaaaagtgcctggttggggagtgtaatacaatgattttgtaaattgaattactctaaaatttcaaggatttatttttaattcaattatgattaattttcatttgtcactggctcttaatgctttattttaaagtgtctctcatagacccccttctttcatcttcttcccttatgctctctgtccagtaactctgagttcttacatgttcaaggtaggcttgtgtatttttttaaaggcaggcgcaccaaaaagcactttcctgtgactatcctctgttttgttcatttatgagtccaaattttatagaattgatttaaagaatgtcatatctttcttattattgtgaatggtttttaaaatgctttccttctgactcatttctgcatactttaaaataataatatgaatcaaataagtatgggaataaaatcacatttacttgtatcacatttgattccatttatatggcaaagtcttattattatgttgttgttatgaacatgcatttcataatacacttatttagatgaatcagagcttattcattaaggtcatttacttttagaaatatgtaatttcttgtgaacacatgtatatagaaatacatgtgtctttttataatttaagcagcttaaaatacagataaaataaatccaagatacaagataatatgccttgcattaatttaaattcatgtgagttaaaagacaatttgaatattgtttcccattttctactagcttcttgatcatattcagcagcacatttacctttacatataattaaggaatcttttttaattctactgtagctctgtcataatggatactctgccgcagaatcagctgtcatctatcccatgtggtcaagcgcagaggtgagaattctcatttgtgggatgaccactcacagctttaaatgtttttactgtaactgcttttataaggtagcaagctagagagagagagagaaacagagagaagaaaagagttctctctgcatattcccatgttgtgtgatggcattagtcttcttctgctgtatttttctagaatgtgtgtgcgtgtgtgcatgtatgtgtgagaaatgtcttgtctttgtcctaatagccactcttctctccctctagtttttttctctatcctcccctcctatatttttctttttcatcaatatcttctctttcaaaaaattcttgataaatcaaatttccaacttcctcacttttaatatggtaaagttacttggatccccaacatcaagggatctcatactttaatgtctgtaaggatttccagagacaccttttaaaagtacagatttccagcccttactttgagcagtcctcttccagtagatccagggtgaggctgagcatctccgagccttcccccttcatattatggtgcaggggatcaggggcagtattcctctgggtctccctgctgttgctatgaacagcggctacagcatcactaatatttttctttcttgttttaattgcattaatattatcaaccagttaatagcattttcttaaaattatggtcaaaagcataggtgtttgatttataatggtatctgcaaaccactcttttactgaattaatttgttttgcttgtatttccaaaattgtaaacgctgtgagttaagtgaatgctttgcttcaactacaggagaatgtgaaaacactccaggagagagaggttgcatatatcaatgcagactcatacacagaaggtaaattttatttcagattgtcattaaatagtataccagtatttaagtctatcaattccaactcataaactaggattatcctctttctatgagatgcctcaataatacctccatttctccattttaccagagagaacattattatgattcaaatgaatcaatatgattcataactaagctattgatcctaatttctttagtatatttaccatttgcctatcttggattactacttaaaactttagtacttttgacattcttcctgtggagctatttttaaaagttgggctaaaatatttcatacagaaatagttcctgtatgtattggaacaactctgaaataagcacccactacaaacttccttttgaccc
This window contains:
- the LOC140693789 gene encoding N-acetylated-alpha-linked acidic dipeptidase 2-like, translating into MYLTMYVNNDFKLKTEKNCHFCQLGCRKIWTSGFHKWAELCHNGYSAAESAVIYPMWSSAEENVKTLQEREVAYINADSYTEGNYTLRVDCTPLLFQLVYKLTEEWKNQTSFIWRNAIGC